A genome region from Oenanthe melanoleuca isolate GR-GAL-2019-014 chromosome 14, OMel1.0, whole genome shotgun sequence includes the following:
- the MOSMO gene encoding modulator of smoothened protein isoform X1, producing the protein MDKLTIISGCLFLAADIFAIASLANPDWINTGESAGALTVGLVRQCQTIHGRDRTCIPPRLPPEWVTTLFFIIMGIISLTVTCGLLVASHWRREATKYARWIAFTGMILFCMAALIFPIGFYINEVGGQPYKLPNNTVVGSSYVLFVLSIFFTIVGLLFAGKVCLPG; encoded by the exons ATGGACAAACTGACCATCATCTCAGGATGCCTCTTCCTGGCTGCCGACATCTTCGCCATCGCCAGCCTGGCGAACCCGGACTGGATCAACACCGGCGAGTCCGCGG GTGCTCTCACAGTTGGCCTTGTGCGACAGTGTCAAACCATCCATGGACGTGACAGGACCTGTATTCCTCCACGGCTGCCTCCCGAGTGGGTCACTACGTTATTTTTCATCATAATGGGAATCATTTCACTAACTGTCACATGTGGTTTGCTGGTGGCTTCCCACTGGCGAAGAGAAGCTACTAAATATGCCCGCTGGATAGCTTTCACTGGAA tgatTCTATTCTGTATGGCAGCCCTAATATTTCCAATAGGATTTTACATCAATGAAGTTGGAGGTCAACCATATAAATTACCCAATAACACAGTGGTTGGGTCTTCGTATGTACTGTTTGTCTTATCCATTTTCTTTACAATAGTGGGACTTCTATTTGCTGGCAAAGTTTGTTTACCTGGCTGA
- the MOSMO gene encoding modulator of smoothened protein isoform X2 yields the protein MFHQVLEPLTDGDIHRSEKLEIWPRRGSVQGALTVGLVRQCQTIHGRDRTCIPPRLPPEWVTTLFFIIMGIISLTVTCGLLVASHWRREATKYARWIAFTGMILFCMAALIFPIGFYINEVGGQPYKLPNNTVVGSSYVLFVLSIFFTIVGLLFAGKVCLPG from the exons ATGTTCCATCAGGTCCTAGAG CCTCTGACTGATGGAGATATACACAGATCTGAAAAACTGGAGATATGGCCAAGAAGAGGATCTGTGCAGG GTGCTCTCACAGTTGGCCTTGTGCGACAGTGTCAAACCATCCATGGACGTGACAGGACCTGTATTCCTCCACGGCTGCCTCCCGAGTGGGTCACTACGTTATTTTTCATCATAATGGGAATCATTTCACTAACTGTCACATGTGGTTTGCTGGTGGCTTCCCACTGGCGAAGAGAAGCTACTAAATATGCCCGCTGGATAGCTTTCACTGGAA tgatTCTATTCTGTATGGCAGCCCTAATATTTCCAATAGGATTTTACATCAATGAAGTTGGAGGTCAACCATATAAATTACCCAATAACACAGTGGTTGGGTCTTCGTATGTACTGTTTGTCTTATCCATTTTCTTTACAATAGTGGGACTTCTATTTGCTGGCAAAGTTTGTTTACCTGGCTGA